A window of the Corythoichthys intestinalis isolate RoL2023-P3 chromosome 6, ASM3026506v1, whole genome shotgun sequence genome harbors these coding sequences:
- the tbcb gene encoding tubulin-folding cofactor B — MDGSVSVITNPSVNVRLTTTISSFEVKRRFDRGISIAELKGKLEMVVGAPASSMDLELFSTSDTLLQKLDNDNALLGSYPVDDDCRIHVIDRSGGQLGEFTDVTKVEKYVMADEDYEKLTDSARSFMKKQSFGRYNEEDMARKKAESIAREEEHRVAAEAISVGSRCQVRVPGQPVKVGTVMFVGTTDFKSGYWVGVKYDEPLGKNDGSCEGKRYFECGKNYGAFVRPLSVTVGDFPEEDYGLDEM, encoded by the exons ATGGACGGTTCAGTAAGTGTTATTACCAATCCCTCTGTTAATGTGCGCCTTACAACCACCATATCGTCCTTTGAAGTGAAGCGACGGTTCGACAGAGGGATTTCCATTGCAGAACTGAAG GGCAAACTGGAAATGGTGGTGGGTGCTCCCGCCTCGAGCATGGACCTAGAATTGTTCAGCACGTCAGACACGTTATTGCAAAAGTTGGACAACGATAACGCTTTGCTGGGCTCCTATCCTGTTGATGATGACTGCAGAATACAT gttATCGATCGAAGTGGGGGCCAGTTGGGAGAATTTACCGACGTCACCAAAGTGGAAAAGTATGTCATGGCGGACGAGGATTATGAAAAACTAACAG ATTCGGCAAGATCCTTCATGAAAAAGCAGTCATTCGGTCGTTACAATGAGGAGGATATggccagaaagaaagctgaaagCATCGCTCGGGAGGAGGAGCATCGGGTGGCGGCGGAAGCTATTTCCGTGGGCAGCCGTTGCCAAGTGCGCGTACCTGGGCAGCCAGTTAAAGTTGGGACCGTCATGTTTGTTG gaACAACAGATTTCAAGTCAGGCTATTGGGTGGGAGTTAAATATGATGAACCACTGGGGAAAAACGATGGCAG CTGCGAGGGCAAGCGCTACTTTGAGTGCGGGAAGAACTATGGTGCGTTTGTAAGGCCATTAAGCGTGACTGTAGGAGACTTCCCAGAGGAGGATTATGGTTTAGATGAAATGTAG